In a single window of the Nitrospinaceae bacterium genome:
- a CDS encoding ABC transporter substrate-binding protein: MSKLELYAAFGDYDRTGQLAAGRVVPEDIDLNAVTLPPTEIFTRMCKDLEFDLSEMSMGAHCYLLGTGDSPFVGMPAFPSKVFRHSMVYANTGAGVDKPEDLNGKRVAIREWGMTAVVWIVGILAEEYGLDVNSIEWVAAIKPRVPIQMPEGAQVTYMEPGQTISNMLDSGEVDGALFHQVPECFREGSPNVKRLFPDYGAAEVDYYRRTGIHPIMHCVVLRKDVYEKDPWALRNVYEAMCQAKDKTLARISDIGALSAMVPLLPAFLDQTREVFGEDFWPYGIEANRKTLEKLVLYAHQQGLTPRQLEVEELFGESVRAT, from the coding sequence ATGTCCAAGCTTGAACTGTATGCCGCATTCGGTGACTACGACCGCACCGGGCAACTCGCGGCGGGCCGCGTTGTCCCTGAGGATATTGATTTAAATGCGGTGACGCTGCCGCCCACCGAGATTTTCACCCGGATGTGTAAGGATTTAGAGTTCGATCTCTCGGAAATGTCGATGGGGGCGCATTGTTATTTGCTGGGGACCGGGGATAGCCCTTTTGTGGGGATGCCAGCGTTCCCGAGCAAGGTGTTTCGCCATTCAATGGTCTATGCGAACACCGGGGCGGGGGTTGATAAGCCCGAGGATCTGAATGGCAAGCGGGTGGCCATTCGAGAGTGGGGGATGACCGCTGTTGTCTGGATTGTTGGAATTCTTGCCGAGGAATACGGGCTTGATGTGAATTCGATTGAGTGGGTGGCGGCCATCAAGCCGCGCGTGCCGATTCAGATGCCCGAGGGGGCGCAGGTTACTTACATGGAGCCGGGCCAGACCATCTCAAATATGCTTGATTCGGGCGAGGTGGATGGGGCGCTGTTTCACCAGGTTCCCGAGTGTTTCCGGGAGGGGTCGCCAAACGTGAAGCGGCTATTTCCGGACTATGGCGCGGCCGAGGTCGATTATTATCGCCGCACGGGTATTCATCCCATCATGCATTGTGTGGTTCTACGCAAGGATGTCTATGAGAAGGACCCGTGGGCACTGCGGAATGTTTACGAGGCGATGTGTCAGGCGAAAGACAAAACCCTAGCGCGCATCTCAGACATCGGCGCACTCTCGGCGATGGTGCCGCTTTTGCCGGCCTTTCTCGATCAGACGCGCGAGGTGTTCGGAGAGGATTTTTGGCCCTACGGAATTGAGGCAAACAGAAAGACGCTCGAAAAGCTGGTTCTTTATGCCCATCAGCAGGGCCTCACCCCCCGGCAGCTTGAGGTCGAGGAGCTATTTGGGGAGAGCGTTCGCGCTACTTGA